In the genome of Kiritimatiellia bacterium, one region contains:
- a CDS encoding exonuclease domain-containing protein → MKARTQGARRDRSSVLVWFDAEFTTLDLERARLLQVAMIVTDSELRRLGPPDNDVCLTIRLPPRVPVSRWVREQLPGLVTAARSAEAVTEAQADRHLVRALRRAVGSIPAAVERRPVLAGNSVHTDWWLIRRFLPRFEACLHYRRLDVSTLKFEWRRLCPRLDFDKADTADLRRWYPGPWTAVGGRHDALFDLHASIAELAFYRRHLLRRSVRPPAAWRNRP, encoded by the coding sequence GTGAAAGCGCGCACGCAAGGTGCCCGTCGCGATCGTTCCTCGGTGCTGGTTTGGTTCGACGCGGAGTTCACCACGCTCGATCTGGAGCGGGCGCGACTCTTGCAGGTGGCGATGATCGTCACCGACAGCGAGCTGCGTCGTCTCGGACCGCCGGACAATGATGTGTGCCTCACCATCCGGTTGCCACCGCGCGTGCCGGTCAGCCGTTGGGTTCGGGAACAGCTGCCGGGCTTGGTGACGGCGGCGCGGAGTGCGGAGGCGGTCACCGAGGCGCAGGCCGACCGCCATTTGGTCCGCGCGTTACGCCGCGCGGTGGGGTCGATCCCCGCGGCGGTCGAACGCCGACCGGTGCTGGCGGGCAACAGCGTGCATACCGACTGGTGGCTGATCCGCCGGTTCCTCCCCCGGTTCGAGGCCTGTCTCCACTATCGCCGGCTGGATGTGTCCACGTTGAAGTTTGAGTGGAGGCGGCTCTGCCCGCGGCTGGACTTTGACAAAGCGGACACCGCCGACCTCCGCCGATGGTATCCCGGCCCATGGACCGCCGTCGGGGGTCGGCATGACGCGTTGTTTGACCTGCATGCCTCGATCGCGGAGCTTGCCTTTTACCGCCGGCATTTGTTGCGCCGCAGTGTGCGGCCGCCGGCGGCATGGAGGAACCGCCCATGA